Proteins encoded within one genomic window of Bacteroides sedimenti:
- a CDS encoding dihydroorotate dehydrogenase, with amino-acid sequence MADLSVNIGELKMKNPVMTASGTFGYGDEFADFIDLEQIGGIIVKGTTLYKREGNPYPRMAETPSGMLNAVGLQNKGVDYFVENIYPNIKDINTNMIVNVSGSAIEDYVKTAEIINELVNIPAIELNISCPNVKQGGMAFGVTACGANEVVKAVRAVYKKTLIVKLSPNVTDITEIARAAEDAGADSVSLINTLLGMAIDAESRTPLLSTVTGGLSGPAVKPIALRMVWQVAKAVKIPVIGLGGIMNWKDAVEFMLAGASAIQIGTANFIDPAVTVKVVDGINDYLDRHGYSSVKDIIGALEV; translated from the coding sequence ATGGCAGATTTAAGTGTAAATATTGGTGAACTAAAAATGAAAAATCCGGTGATGACAGCATCGGGTACATTTGGATACGGTGATGAGTTTGCAGACTTCATTGATCTGGAACAAATTGGTGGTATAATTGTGAAAGGAACAACCCTTTACAAACGTGAAGGAAACCCATATCCGCGTATGGCAGAGACCCCTTCGGGCATGTTAAACGCTGTGGGACTGCAAAATAAGGGTGTAGACTACTTTGTTGAAAACATATATCCGAATATTAAGGATATTAATACCAACATGATTGTTAATGTTTCGGGATCTGCTATTGAAGATTACGTAAAAACAGCCGAAATCATCAACGAACTTGTAAATATTCCCGCCATCGAACTCAATATTTCCTGCCCTAATGTGAAACAAGGCGGAATGGCATTCGGGGTAACTGCATGTGGCGCCAATGAGGTAGTAAAAGCTGTTCGTGCTGTTTACAAAAAGACGCTCATCGTTAAGTTGTCGCCTAATGTAACAGATATTACCGAGATTGCCCGCGCTGCTGAAGATGCTGGCGCCGATAGTGTTTCATTGATAAACACCTTATTGGGTATGGCTATTGATGCCGAAAGCCGCACCCCGCTATTATCAACTGTAACCGGTGGGTTAAGCGGCCCTGCTGTGAAACCCATTGCTCTTCGCATGGTATGGCAGGTGGCTAAAGCGGTAAAAATCCCTGTAATCGGCTTGGGAGGCATTATGAACTGGAAAGATGCGGTAGAATTTATGCTTGCCGGTGCATCTGCCATCCAGATTGGAACAGCCAACTTTATCGACCCGGCAGTTACTGTGAAAGTCGTAGATGGTATAAATGATTACTTAGACAGACACGGATATTCTTCCGTTAAGGATATCATCGGTGCTTTGGAAGTTTAA
- the trmD gene encoding tRNA (guanosine(37)-N1)-methyltransferase TrmD translates to MRIDIITVLPEMIEGFFNCSIMKRAQKKGLAEIHIHNLRDYTTDKHHKVDDYPFGGCAGMVMKIEPIERCINSLKAEREYDEVIFTTPDGEQFDQKMANKLSLAGNLIILCGHFKGIDYRIREHFITKEISIGDYVLTGGELAASVIADAIVRIIPGVISDEQSALSDSFQDNLLAPPVYTRPADYNGWKVPDVLLSGHEAKIKEWELSQSIERTKRLRPDLLE, encoded by the coding sequence ATGCGCATTGATATAATTACAGTTTTACCCGAAATGATTGAGGGGTTCTTCAATTGCTCCATTATGAAGAGGGCGCAGAAGAAAGGTCTGGCCGAAATACATATTCATAATCTCCGCGATTATACTACGGACAAGCATCACAAGGTTGACGATTATCCGTTTGGAGGATGTGCCGGCATGGTGATGAAAATTGAGCCGATTGAAAGATGTATAAATTCATTGAAAGCGGAAAGAGAGTACGACGAGGTTATTTTTACTACTCCCGACGGTGAACAGTTCGACCAAAAGATGGCAAACAAACTTTCATTGGCCGGTAACCTGATTATTCTTTGCGGACATTTTAAAGGAATTGATTATCGCATCCGTGAACACTTTATCACAAAGGAAATCAGCATAGGCGATTATGTTTTAACGGGTGGCGAATTGGCTGCCTCCGTAATAGCCGATGCTATCGTTCGCATCATTCCGGGTGTTATTTCCGATGAACAATCGGCGCTATCCGATTCTTTCCAGGACAACCTGCTGGCACCTCCGGTTTATACCCGACCGGCCGATTATAATGGATGGAAAGTTCCGGATGTTTTACTTTCAGGGCACGAAGCAAAAATTAAGGAATGGGAACTTTCGCAGTCGATTGAAAGAACCAAGCGCCTGAGACCGGACCTGCTTGAGTAG
- the ligA gene encoding NAD-dependent DNA ligase LigA, translated as MTIKEKIEQLRAELHRHNHNYYLLSAPKISDREYDRLLKELQELEEQYPEYMDENSPTMRVGSDLNKNFTQVPHKYPMLSLGNTYSESEVTDFYERVRKALNEDFEICCEIKYDGTSISLTYVDGKLVRAVTRGDGEKGDDVTDNVKTIKTIPLVLHGTDYPQEFEIRGEILMPWEVFEELNREKEAREEALFANPRNAASGTLKLQNSSVVASRKLDAYLYYLLGEELPTDGHFENLQAAQNWGFKISEAVRKCKTLQEVFDFISYWDVERKNLPVASDGIVLKVNSLRQQKTLGYTAKSPRWAIAYKFQAEQALTRLNEVTFQVGRTGAVTPVANLDPVQLSGTVVKRASLHNADIIEGLDLYIGDMVYVEKGGEIIPKITGVDVKSRFMIGEKVKFITNCPECGSKLVRYEGEAAHYCPNDTDCPPQIKGKIEHFISRKAMNIDGMGPETVDLFYRLGLVSSPADLYTLTTDQIKGLERMGEKSAENIVAGIQASKDVPFERVIFALGIRFVGETVAKKIARSFASIEELEQATVETLIQVEEIGEKIAQSIVNYFSEEKNIQLVSRLKEAGLQFTRSEEHEQVSDTLKGLSIVISGVFTHHSRDEYKEMIEKNGGKNVGSISAKTSFILAGDNMGPSKLEKAKKLGIRIVSEEEFLKQIL; from the coding sequence ATGACTATAAAGGAAAAAATAGAGCAATTGCGTGCTGAACTGCATCGCCACAACCATAATTACTACTTATTAAGCGCACCAAAAATTTCCGACCGTGAATATGACCGACTACTGAAAGAACTCCAGGAGTTGGAAGAACAGTATCCGGAATACATGGACGAAAATTCGCCGACCATGCGTGTTGGAAGTGATTTGAATAAGAACTTCACGCAGGTACCCCACAAATATCCGATGCTTTCGCTGGGAAACACCTATTCAGAATCTGAAGTGACCGATTTTTACGAAAGGGTTCGCAAAGCGCTGAACGAGGATTTTGAAATTTGCTGCGAAATAAAGTATGACGGAACCTCCATTTCTCTGACCTATGTTGACGGAAAACTGGTTAGAGCTGTTACCAGAGGTGACGGAGAAAAGGGAGATGATGTAACTGACAACGTGAAAACAATAAAAACCATCCCACTGGTTCTTCACGGAACGGATTATCCTCAGGAATTCGAGATTCGCGGAGAGATTCTAATGCCTTGGGAGGTTTTCGAAGAACTTAACCGCGAGAAAGAGGCGCGCGAGGAAGCACTCTTTGCCAATCCGAGAAATGCCGCATCGGGTACTTTAAAACTGCAAAATTCGTCGGTAGTGGCTTCCCGGAAACTGGATGCTTATCTTTATTATCTGTTGGGGGAAGAACTGCCCACCGACGGACATTTTGAGAACCTCCAAGCCGCTCAAAACTGGGGATTTAAGATTTCGGAAGCCGTCCGGAAATGTAAAACGCTGCAAGAAGTGTTCGATTTCATCAGCTATTGGGATGTTGAACGTAAGAATCTGCCCGTTGCTTCCGATGGAATCGTACTGAAAGTCAATTCACTACGTCAGCAGAAGACGCTGGGCTACACAGCCAAGTCTCCCCGCTGGGCGATTGCATATAAATTTCAGGCCGAGCAGGCACTGACACGTCTCAACGAAGTTACGTTCCAGGTAGGAAGAACAGGAGCTGTAACTCCGGTGGCAAATCTGGACCCCGTTCAGCTTTCAGGAACCGTCGTTAAAAGGGCTTCGCTGCACAACGCCGACATCATTGAAGGTCTCGATCTTTATATCGGAGACATGGTTTACGTGGAGAAAGGCGGTGAAATCATCCCAAAAATTACGGGCGTAGATGTTAAATCCCGCTTTATGATCGGTGAAAAGGTGAAATTTATCACGAATTGTCCCGAATGTGGCTCAAAATTAGTGCGTTATGAAGGTGAAGCTGCTCACTATTGTCCTAACGACACCGATTGTCCCCCGCAGATAAAAGGGAAGATAGAGCACTTCATCAGTCGGAAAGCCATGAATATTGACGGAATGGGTCCCGAAACGGTAGATCTATTCTACAGACTCGGACTGGTTAGTTCGCCCGCAGATCTCTACACCCTTACCACCGACCAGATAAAAGGTTTGGAACGAATGGGCGAAAAGTCTGCCGAAAACATTGTTGCCGGGATTCAGGCATCGAAAGATGTGCCCTTCGAACGGGTGATTTTCGCCCTCGGAATTCGCTTTGTAGGCGAAACCGTTGCAAAGAAAATAGCCCGATCCTTCGCTTCAATCGAAGAACTGGAACAAGCAACAGTGGAAACACTGATTCAAGTGGAAGAAATCGGCGAAAAAATTGCTCAAAGCATAGTAAACTACTTCTCGGAAGAGAAAAACATTCAGCTAGTCAGCAGACTGAAGGAGGCAGGTCTACAGTTCACCCGGTCCGAGGAACACGAACAGGTGAGCGACACGCTCAAAGGGCTTTCCATCGTAATCAGCGGTGTATTTACACATCACTCACGCGATGAGTACAAAGAGATGATTGAAAAGAACGGCGGAAAGAACGTTGGCTCCATCTCTGCAAAGACAAGCTTTATTCTTGCCGGTGACAATATGGGTCCAAGCAAATTGGAGAAAGCCAAGAAATTAGGAATACGGATTGTAAGCGAAGAGGAGTTTTTAAAGCAAATATTGTAA
- the dapA gene encoding 4-hydroxy-tetrahydrodipicolinate synthase: MIQSKLRGMGVAFVTPFKEDESVDYEAIIRLVDYQLQNGTDFLVILATTAETPTLSAEEKIKIQKIIVERVNGQIPIVLGVGGNNTRAVVETLKNDDFTGIDAILSVVPYYNKPSQEGIYQHYKAIANATELPIILYNVPGRTGVNMTAETTLRLARDFKNIVAIKEASGNITQMDDIIKNKPDNFNVLSGDDGITYPLIALGAVGVISVIGNAFPREFSKMTRLALAGDYPNALSIHHNFTELFDLLFIDGNPAGVKSMLNAMGLIENKLRLPLVPTRITTFEKIRKVLNELNIKC; encoded by the coding sequence ATGATACAGTCAAAATTAAGAGGTATGGGTGTGGCATTCGTTACCCCATTCAAGGAAGACGAGAGCGTTGATTATGAGGCGATAATCAGACTGGTTGATTACCAGCTTCAGAACGGAACAGATTTTTTGGTTATTTTGGCAACAACTGCCGAAACACCGACTCTATCCGCTGAAGAAAAGATTAAAATCCAAAAAATAATCGTAGAACGCGTCAACGGCCAGATTCCAATTGTTTTGGGAGTTGGAGGTAATAACACCAGAGCCGTTGTTGAAACCCTTAAAAATGACGATTTTACAGGTATAGATGCTATCCTGTCGGTTGTTCCTTACTATAACAAACCCTCACAAGAAGGCATTTATCAACACTATAAGGCCATTGCAAACGCGACTGAACTCCCCATTATTCTCTACAATGTTCCGGGACGAACAGGCGTAAATATGACAGCGGAAACCACCCTTCGCCTTGCACGCGACTTCAAGAACATCGTTGCTATCAAGGAAGCTTCCGGAAATATCACACAGATGGACGACATTATCAAAAACAAACCTGATAACTTCAATGTACTTTCAGGAGATGATGGCATTACATATCCACTAATAGCACTTGGGGCTGTTGGTGTAATTTCCGTAATTGGGAATGCATTTCCCCGGGAATTCAGCAAAATGACACGCTTGGCTCTGGCAGGCGATTATCCAAATGCACTTTCTATCCATCACAATTTCACCGAATTGTTTGATTTACTCTTTATAGATGGTAATCCAGCCGGAGTAAAATCAATGCTCAACGCAATGGGACTGATTGAGAACAAACTTCGTTTACCCCTGGTACCTACCCGCATCACTACGTTTGAAAAGATTAGAAAGGTTCTGAATGAATTAAACATTAAGTGCTAA
- a CDS encoding patatin-like phospholipase family protein: MKKLLLILILTIIFIPVTRAQKVGLVLSGGGAKGMTHIGIIRALEENNIPIDYIAGTSMGAIIGSLYAMGYSPDDMEQLLASNAFKMWYTGEVEKNYMYYFKKNPPTPEFVNIRMSLKDSLSMVKPQILPTSMVDPIQMNLVFIDLFARATALCGGNFDNLFIPFRCVASDVYNKRQIIMKNGDLGDAVRASMSFPFVFRPIEINGVLAYDGGIYNNFPTDVMRDDFHPDIIIGSVVASNPTKPDERDLMSQMENMVMQKTDYSLPDSAGIVMKFKFENVGLLDFDRLKEFHDIGYNQTINMMDSIKKRINRRVNADNIRLRRLVFKSNLPELRFKNIAIDGANAQQRSYIKKEFHQSDNKVFTYEDLKRGYFRLLSDDVISEIIPHAVYNPIDETYDLNLKVKMEDNFSVRAGGNISSSNSNQVYLGLSYKDLNYYSKEFIFDGQLGKVYNNLQLTAKVDFPTEIPTSYRFIASISTFDYYKSDKLFSGTDNPAFSKKDERFLKVKVSLPFLSNKKAEFGFGCARISDRYFQTSIINFNSFKHDNSVYNLVGGSIGFGGSTLNARQYSTEGSRDILLAQVFSGNEIFHAGSETIENDGYNKKNSWMQISYLNESYYKISPSFTMGTYLKTLYSSRNFSENYTATLLEAGEFAPTPHSMVTYNEAFRANQYFSFGVRPIYNLSSVFHLRGEVYGFLPILPIKRNAINKAVYGKTFSRFQHIAELSLVCRLPFGAISAYVNHYSSPAKNWNFGLNLGWLLFNTRFIE; the protein is encoded by the coding sequence ATGAAAAAGCTTCTTCTTATTTTAATTCTGACTATCATATTCATTCCTGTCACACGTGCGCAGAAGGTTGGGCTTGTGCTAAGTGGTGGTGGTGCTAAAGGAATGACTCACATAGGTATAATCCGAGCATTAGAGGAAAATAATATCCCGATTGATTATATTGCCGGCACTTCCATGGGGGCAATAATCGGTTCCTTGTATGCAATGGGATACTCTCCCGATGATATGGAACAGTTATTGGCTTCCAATGCTTTTAAGATGTGGTATACAGGGGAGGTTGAAAAAAATTACATGTATTATTTCAAGAAGAATCCTCCGACTCCAGAGTTTGTGAATATAAGAATGTCGCTTAAAGATTCGCTCAGCATGGTGAAGCCTCAAATTCTTCCTACAAGTATGGTGGACCCCATTCAGATGAATCTGGTTTTCATCGATTTGTTTGCAAGGGCAACAGCTCTTTGTGGAGGGAATTTTGATAATCTATTCATTCCATTCCGGTGTGTAGCTTCAGATGTCTACAATAAAAGGCAGATAATAATGAAAAATGGCGATTTAGGAGATGCTGTACGCGCTTCTATGAGCTTTCCTTTTGTTTTCAGGCCAATTGAAATTAATGGGGTTTTGGCATATGATGGCGGCATTTACAATAATTTTCCCACAGATGTAATGCGTGATGATTTTCATCCAGATATAATCATTGGTAGTGTTGTTGCTTCTAATCCAACTAAACCAGATGAGAGAGACCTAATGAGTCAGATGGAGAACATGGTTATGCAAAAAACAGACTATTCCTTACCTGATTCGGCAGGTATTGTTATGAAATTTAAGTTTGAGAATGTGGGGTTACTTGATTTTGATCGGTTAAAAGAGTTTCATGATATAGGCTATAATCAGACTATAAATATGATGGACTCTATCAAAAAACGTATAAACAGAAGGGTTAATGCAGATAATATTCGCTTGCGTCGTCTTGTTTTTAAGAGTAATCTGCCGGAGTTGCGATTCAAAAATATTGCTATAGATGGTGCAAACGCTCAGCAACGCAGCTATATAAAGAAGGAATTTCATCAATCGGATAATAAAGTTTTTACTTACGAAGATTTGAAAAGAGGATATTTTCGACTTTTGTCAGATGATGTAATTTCAGAGATTATCCCTCATGCAGTATATAACCCGATTGATGAGACTTACGACCTGAATTTGAAGGTGAAGATGGAAGATAATTTTTCAGTTAGGGCTGGTGGTAATATCTCTTCTTCTAACTCAAACCAGGTTTATTTAGGGCTTTCTTACAAAGATCTTAATTACTATTCCAAAGAATTTATTTTTGATGGTCAACTAGGTAAGGTCTACAACAATTTGCAGTTGACAGCTAAGGTGGATTTCCCGACTGAAATTCCTACTTCTTACAGATTTATTGCCTCTATTTCTACTTTTGATTATTACAAAAGCGATAAACTCTTTTCGGGAACAGACAATCCTGCCTTTAGTAAAAAAGACGAGCGCTTTCTTAAAGTAAAGGTGTCATTGCCATTCTTGTCTAATAAAAAAGCGGAATTTGGTTTTGGATGTGCCAGGATTTCAGATCGCTATTTTCAGACCAGCATTATTAACTTTAATTCTTTCAAGCACGACAATAGTGTTTATAATCTCGTTGGAGGCTCTATAGGCTTCGGAGGGAGCACTCTTAATGCCAGACAGTACTCCACGGAAGGAAGCCGGGATATTTTGCTTGCACAGGTGTTTTCTGGCAACGAAATATTCCATGCAGGAAGTGAAACTATAGAAAATGATGGCTATAACAAGAAAAACTCCTGGATGCAGATTTCTTATCTGAATGAGAGCTATTATAAAATCTCTCCATCATTTACGATGGGAACCTATCTGAAGACACTCTACTCTTCTAGAAATTTTTCTGAGAATTATACGGCTACATTGTTAGAGGCAGGGGAATTTGCTCCCACTCCTCATAGTATGGTTACCTACAATGAAGCTTTTAGGGCAAACCAATACTTTTCCTTCGGTGTAAGACCTATCTATAATCTGAGCTCTGTATTTCATCTTCGGGGGGAGGTTTATGGCTTTTTGCCAATTTTGCCCATCAAAAGAAATGCAATTAATAAGGCTGTTTATGGAAAAACATTCTCCAGATTTCAACATATTGCAGAATTATCACTTGTTTGCCGGCTTCCATTCGGAGCAATCAGTGCATACGTAAATCATTATAGTTCACCAGCAAAGAACTGGAATTTTGGTCTGAACCTGGGATGGTTGCTCTTTAACACTCGTTTCATTGAGTAA
- the htpG gene encoding molecular chaperone HtpG — translation MQKGNIGVTTENIFPVIKKFLYSDHEIFLREIVSNAVDATQKLKTYASVGEFKGELGDLTVKVSLGKDTITISDRGTGLTAEEIEKYINQIAFSGANDFLEKYQNDANAIIGHFGLGFYSSFMVSKKVEIITKSYKDGAKAVKWSCDGSPEYFLEETEKTDRGTDIIMHIDDDCREFLDESRITSLLKKYCSFLPISIAFGKKKEWKDGKQVETEEDNVINDTNPMWTRKPSDLKDEDYKKFYSSLYPMSDEPLFWIHLNVDYPFNLTGILYFPKVKSNIDLNKNKIQLYCNQVYVTDSVEGIVPDFLTLLHGVIDSPDIPLNVSRSYLQSDSNVKKISSHISKKVSDRLQAIFKNDRKEFEEKWDDLKIFINYGMLTQEDFYEKAAKFALLKDTDGVFYTFEEYKTLVKDSQTDKDGNLIYLYANNKDEHYSYIEAAKNKGYNVLLLDGQLDTAMVNMLEQKLEKSRFTRVDSDIIDHLIVKEDKKTSALEEEKSEVLASLFKSQLPTMEKVEFSIVSQSLGENGVPIMVTQSEYMRRMKEMANLQPGMSFYGEMPDMFNLVVNADHKLVKQVLEGEDKECSETIKPVLNEIDSLKARRDELKKQHKDKKDEEIPVAEKDELEELDKKVTELKGKKEAVLIEYAATNKVIRQLIDLALLQNNMLKGEALSNFVKRSIELI, via the coding sequence ATGCAAAAAGGAAACATTGGGGTAACCACTGAGAATATTTTCCCCGTCATTAAAAAGTTCTTGTATAGTGATCATGAGATCTTTCTTCGTGAAATAGTTTCTAATGCTGTTGATGCTACACAGAAGTTAAAGACTTATGCTTCAGTTGGAGAATTTAAAGGTGAACTAGGTGATCTTACAGTTAAGGTTTCATTAGGAAAAGATACAATCACCATCTCTGATCGTGGTACCGGATTAACGGCTGAGGAGATTGAAAAATATATCAATCAAATAGCATTCTCAGGAGCGAATGATTTCCTGGAAAAGTACCAAAACGACGCCAATGCAATCATCGGTCATTTTGGATTGGGATTCTACTCGTCTTTCATGGTTTCTAAAAAAGTAGAAATCATTACCAAATCATATAAAGATGGTGCGAAAGCAGTAAAATGGAGTTGCGATGGAAGTCCAGAATATTTCTTGGAAGAAACTGAAAAAACTGACCGGGGTACCGATATAATAATGCATATTGATGATGATTGCAGAGAGTTCTTAGATGAATCTCGAATCACTTCTTTGCTTAAAAAGTATTGCAGCTTCCTGCCGATATCTATTGCTTTCGGAAAGAAAAAAGAGTGGAAAGATGGCAAGCAAGTGGAAACTGAAGAAGATAATGTAATTAATGATACGAATCCGATGTGGACTCGTAAACCTTCTGACCTAAAAGATGAAGATTACAAAAAATTCTACAGTTCTCTTTATCCAATGTCTGACGAACCTCTCTTCTGGATTCATCTGAATGTGGATTATCCGTTCAATCTGACAGGTATTCTTTACTTCCCGAAAGTAAAGAGTAATATTGATCTTAACAAGAACAAAATACAGCTTTACTGCAATCAGGTGTATGTAACTGATTCTGTTGAAGGAATTGTTCCAGATTTTCTCACATTGCTTCACGGTGTGATTGATTCACCAGATATTCCGTTGAATGTGTCTCGTTCTTATCTGCAAAGCGATTCTAACGTGAAAAAGATCTCTTCACATATTTCCAAAAAGGTATCCGACCGTCTGCAGGCTATCTTCAAGAATGATCGTAAGGAATTTGAAGAGAAATGGGATGATCTTAAGATCTTTATCAACTATGGAATGCTGACTCAGGAAGATTTCTACGAAAAAGCAGCAAAATTTGCTCTGCTGAAGGATACTGATGGTGTATTTTATACTTTCGAGGAATATAAGACTCTTGTTAAAGATAGTCAAACTGACAAAGATGGCAATCTTATTTATCTGTATGCCAATAACAAAGACGAGCATTACAGCTATATCGAAGCTGCAAAAAATAAAGGATATAATGTCTTATTGCTGGATGGACAATTAGATACTGCAATGGTAAATATGCTTGAACAGAAGCTTGAAAAGAGTCGTTTTACTAGAGTAGATAGCGATATTATTGACCATCTCATCGTAAAAGAAGATAAAAAAACGTCTGCTTTAGAAGAAGAGAAGAGTGAAGTCCTAGCTTCTTTGTTCAAAAGTCAACTTCCTACTATGGAAAAGGTGGAATTCAGCATTGTATCACAATCTCTAGGCGAAAATGGAGTTCCAATCATGGTTACTCAAAGTGAATACATGCGTAGAATGAAAGAGATGGCTAATCTTCAACCTGGAATGAGCTTCTATGGCGAAATGCCGGATATGTTCAACCTGGTTGTGAATGCTGACCATAAGCTGGTTAAACAAGTGCTTGAAGGCGAAGATAAAGAATGTTCAGAAACCATCAAGCCGGTTCTAAATGAAATTGATTCGTTGAAAGCGCGAAGAGATGAACTTAAGAAACAGCATAAAGACAAAAAAGATGAAGAGATTCCGGTAGCCGAAAAAGATGAGTTAGAGGAACTTGATAAAAAGGTTACAGAATTGAAAGGAAAGAAAGAAGCTGTTCTGATCGAATATGCAGCAACAAATAAGGTTATTCGTCAGCTGATTGATCTTGCACTTCTTCAAAACAATATGCTGAAAGGTGAAGCTTTAAGTAATTTTGTAAAGAGAAGTATTGAATTGATTTGA